A stretch of the Lactuca sativa cultivar Salinas chromosome 9, Lsat_Salinas_v11, whole genome shotgun sequence genome encodes the following:
- the LOC111886147 gene encoding purple acid phosphatase 2, which yields MQWMMLFAYLHLLETFLLSKGGITSTFIRNEKKSLDMPLESDVFRIPSGYNAPQQVHITQGDHVGKAVIVSWVTEDEPGSSTVLYWRHNSSNKQTANGKVSTYKYYNYTSGYIHHCNIHNLEFNTKYYYKVGIGNTTRTFWFMIPPKVGPNVPYTFGIIGDLGQTFDSNRTLSNYEMNPVKGETVLFLGDLSYADEYPFHDNARWDTWGRFVERSVAYQPWIWTSGNHELDYEPKIGETKLFKPFLNRYHVPFKASKSTHPLWYSIKRASAYIIILSSYSAYGKSTPQYKWLRKELRKVNRSETPWLIVLMHSPWYNSNNAHFMEGETMRVVFEPFFVQSKVDIVFAGHVHAYERSERVSNIAYNIVNGRCTPVKDQSAPVYITIGDGGNIQGLASNFTEPQPAYSAFREASFGHATLEIMNQTHAFYAWHRNGDECSVQADSLWLYNRYWYPVDDSTAKS from the exons atgcaatggatgatgttgtttgcttatttacatttact TGAGACATTTTTGTTATCTAAAGGAGGGATTACTAGCACGTTTATTAGAAACGAAAAAAAGAGCCTGGATATGCCTCTTGAGAGTGATGTTTTCCGAATTCCTTCTGGCTATAATGCTCCTCAACAG GTCCATATAACACAAGGAGATCATGTTGGCAAAGCGGTGATAGTATCATGGGTAACTGAAGATGAACCTGGTTCGAGCACTGTGCTTTATTGGCGTCATAACAGCAGCAACAAACAAACAGCCAACGGAAAAGTTTCTACTTACAAGTATTACAACTACACTTCTGGTTACATCCATCATTGCAACATCCATAATCTGGAG TTTAATACCAAATACTACTACAAGGTCGGGATTGGAAACACTACAAGGACTTTTTGGTTTATGATTCCTCCCAAAGTCGGCCCCAATGTCCCTTACACCTTCGGGATCATAG GCGACCTTGGCCAAACATTCGATTCAAATCGTACGCTTAGCAATTATGAAATGAACCCAGTGAAAGGGGAAACTGTACTGTTTCTGGGGGATCTTTCATATGCAGATGAGTACCCGTTTCATGATAATGCAAGGTGGGATACGTGGGGAAGGTTTGTGGAAAGGAGTGTTGCTTATCAACCATGGATTTGGACTAGTGGAAATCATGAGCTTGATTATGAACCTAAAATC GGCGAAACAAAGCTATTTAAGCCCTTTCTAAATCGATACCATGTCCCATTCAAAGCATCAAAGAGCACACACCCGCTTTGGTATTCTATCAAACGAGCTTCAGCATATATAATTATCTTGTCTTCTTACTCGGCATATG GGAAATCTACTCCTCAATACAAATGGCTCCGGAAAGAGTTAAGGAAGGTAAACAGAAGTGAAACACCATGGTTGATTGTTCTCATGCATTCTCCATGGTACAATAGCAACAATGCCCATTTTATGGAAGGGGAGACTATGAGAGTTGTGTTTGAACCTTTTTTTGTGCAGTCCAAAGTTGATATTGTGTTTGCCGGACATGTTCACGCTTATGAACGCTCG GAACGTGTGTCTAATATTGCGTACAACATTGTAAATGGGAGGTGCACTCCTGTAAAAGACCAATCTGCCCCGGTATACATAACCATTGGTGACGGAGGAAACATTCAAGGATTAGCAAGCAA CTTTACAGAGCCACAACCAGCATATTCAGCATTCCGAGAAGCCAGTTTTGGGCATGCTACATTGGAGATTATGAACCAGACACATGCTTTCTACGCTTGGCACCGCAATGGAGATGAATGTTCTGTTCAGGCAGATTCCTTGTGGCTTTATAATAGATACTGGTACCCCGTAGATGACTCAACAGCTAAAAGTTAA